A single window of Sporosarcina sp. FSL W7-1349 DNA harbors:
- the gltS gene encoding sodium/glutamate symporter, which produces MIEINQITTLFLAVALYLLGMALVNRIGILDRFLIPAPVVGGLIFAILALILQSTGVAEISLDTSLQSLFMVAFFTTVGLGASFKLIKLGGKLLIIYLLLCGVTIFMQNFIGVSLAQVFKIEPLLGVMSGAVTMSGGHGGAAAYGQTIEGLGISSAVTIGMAAATLGLISGSLSGGPIARHLINKYDLKPAGGKVEEYEEQDERPIQERSFMIQVALITVSMAGGTFLGDLFTEATGFVLPAYIGAMFVAVIVRNLMDRFLPGTVNMKEIDLIGGVSLSIFLSMALMSIKLWELAGLALPLIGIIIVQVLFIVLFAVFVMFRALGKDYDAAVMISGFLGHGLGATPNAMANMGATVNKFGPSRTAFLVVPIVGGFLMDVVFGAPIIITTINILAP; this is translated from the coding sequence ATGATTGAAATCAACCAGATCACAACATTGTTCTTAGCAGTGGCACTTTACTTGCTCGGAATGGCGCTCGTAAACCGTATCGGCATTCTGGACCGGTTTCTGATCCCGGCACCGGTCGTCGGCGGGCTGATCTTTGCTATTCTGGCTTTGATCTTGCAATCGACAGGTGTTGCAGAAATCTCTCTCGATACATCCTTGCAATCGCTGTTCATGGTTGCATTCTTTACGACGGTTGGGCTTGGGGCCAGCTTCAAGCTGATAAAGTTAGGCGGCAAGCTTTTGATCATTTATTTGCTGTTGTGTGGGGTCACCATCTTTATGCAAAACTTCATCGGTGTTTCACTCGCCCAAGTATTCAAAATTGAGCCGTTGCTTGGAGTCATGAGTGGGGCGGTAACGATGAGCGGCGGGCACGGCGGCGCTGCAGCTTACGGACAGACGATTGAAGGACTGGGCATTTCTTCTGCCGTGACGATCGGTATGGCAGCTGCCACTCTCGGTCTGATTTCCGGCAGTCTTTCCGGCGGTCCGATCGCACGGCACCTGATCAACAAATATGATCTGAAGCCGGCGGGAGGAAAAGTCGAAGAATATGAGGAACAAGATGAAAGACCGATCCAAGAACGTTCGTTCATGATCCAGGTTGCACTGATTACGGTCTCCATGGCAGGCGGGACGTTCCTCGGCGATTTGTTCACGGAAGCGACCGGATTCGTCCTTCCCGCTTATATCGGAGCGATGTTCGTCGCGGTCATTGTTCGTAATCTGATGGATCGCTTCCTTCCGGGAACAGTTAACATGAAAGAGATCGACCTGATCGGCGGTGTTTCACTTTCCATCTTCCTTTCCATGGCATTGATGAGCATCAAGCTCTGGGAGTTGGCGGGACTGGCACTTCCGCTCATCGGTATTATTATCGTCCAAGTGCTGTTTATCGTCCTGTTTGCCGTCTTCGTGATGTTCCGAGCGCTTGGCAAGGACTACGACGCGGCCGTGATGATTTCCGGATTTTTGGGTCACGGACTCGGTGCCACACCGAATGCGATGGCGAACATGGGCGCGACTGTCAACAAGTTCGGTCCATCCCGCACAGCTTTCCTCGTCGTGCCGATCGTCGGTGGATTCCTGATGGATGTCGTATTCGGCGCACCAATTATCATTACGACGATTAACATACTAGCGCCGTAA
- a CDS encoding SDR family NAD(P)-dependent oxidoreductase, with translation MGSFTDKVVLITGAAGGIGIATAKAFAEQGAKLSLVDLNREALEKAVKEAGIEDALLLTANVTKEDEVKKYVDDTVAKFGRIDSFVNNAGINGDFANIVDQTVENFHNVLNVNVIGVFLGLKYVMKVMNEQKQGSIVNLASNGGLLGAPGMSAYVASKHAVIALNKTAALEGAENGIRSVAVCPSGVDTQMMRSIETNAMPGKEEDAKAAFAATVPMNRYAEASEIADLITFLASDKASFISGSYYRIDGGQGATSV, from the coding sequence ATGGGAAGCTTTACAGACAAGGTTGTCTTAATTACGGGGGCTGCCGGCGGCATTGGTATTGCTACTGCCAAAGCTTTTGCGGAACAAGGCGCTAAATTATCATTAGTTGACCTCAATCGAGAGGCGTTAGAAAAAGCAGTAAAAGAAGCAGGAATCGAAGATGCTTTGCTATTGACGGCGAACGTGACAAAAGAAGATGAAGTAAAAAAGTATGTCGATGATACGGTTGCAAAGTTTGGAAGAATCGATTCATTTGTAAATAATGCGGGCATTAACGGTGATTTTGCAAATATTGTGGATCAAACGGTTGAAAATTTTCATAACGTGTTAAATGTTAATGTGATTGGCGTATTTCTAGGTTTGAAATATGTCATGAAAGTGATGAATGAACAAAAACAAGGTTCCATTGTAAACTTAGCATCCAACGGCGGGTTGCTTGGCGCGCCTGGGATGAGTGCGTATGTTGCCTCTAAGCATGCGGTGATCGCCTTGAATAAAACGGCTGCATTGGAAGGTGCGGAAAATGGGATTCGTTCCGTTGCGGTTTGTCCTTCTGGTGTCGATACACAGATGATGCGCTCGATCGAAACAAATGCGATGCCTGGCAAGGAAGAAGATGCGAAAGCGGCATTCGCAGCTACCGTTCCAATGAACCGTTACGCCGAGGCTTCTGAAATTGCAGATTTAATCACGTTCTTAGCCTCTGATAAAGCATCCTTCATCTCAGGATCTTATTACCGTATTGATGGTGGACAAGGGGCGACTTCTGTTTAA
- a CDS encoding YqhG family protein encodes MYPQQIHQYVRQFFKENNCPIVQESEHHLRVQLTVEMDKRIMNRPFYWSYVESTGGQPNPAQLTLITDKNRLTENLAGEVVHYGSHRLNQLFQVTRERGSFVQMYERAVSDSGKQVILTPWLAVNYKITYSSDRTKEMLYSLGMNLMTGAILSGFQESLSERNLEPAIPANTFHLPYIIKPMRALDRLDELIDQLIQEDDHKWTEEARARRKKDLRVLEYFYEGIEDRPECYEMEKQAIEEQYEAKIYVEIISGGLFYLK; translated from the coding sequence ATGTATCCGCAACAGATTCATCAGTATGTGCGGCAGTTTTTCAAAGAGAACAATTGCCCGATTGTGCAGGAAAGCGAACATCACCTCCGTGTCCAATTGACGGTAGAGATGGACAAACGGATTATGAACCGGCCTTTTTACTGGAGCTATGTGGAAAGCACTGGCGGCCAGCCCAATCCAGCACAACTGACATTGATCACGGATAAGAACCGCCTGACCGAGAACTTGGCCGGGGAAGTGGTGCATTATGGGTCCCACCGGCTGAACCAGTTGTTCCAAGTGACAAGGGAGCGGGGGTCCTTCGTCCAAATGTACGAACGGGCGGTGAGCGATTCCGGCAAACAAGTCATCTTAACTCCGTGGCTCGCCGTGAATTATAAAATCACCTATTCCAGCGACCGGACGAAAGAGATGCTTTATTCGCTCGGCATGAACCTAATGACCGGCGCCATCTTGAGCGGCTTCCAGGAAAGTCTCAGTGAACGGAATCTGGAGCCGGCCATACCGGCAAACACTTTCCATCTGCCGTATATCATCAAACCGATGCGCGCCTTGGATCGGTTGGATGAACTAATCGATCAGCTCATCCAGGAAGATGACCATAAATGGACGGAAGAGGCACGGGCCAGGCGAAAAAAGGACTTACGGGTGCTCGAATACTTTTATGAAGGGATTGAAGACAGGCCCGAATGCTATGAAATGGAAAAGCAGGCGATTGAGGAGCAGTACGAAGCGAAGATCTATGTGGAAATTATTAGTGGCGGCTTGTTTTATTTAAAGTGA
- a CDS encoding DEAD/DEAH box helicase, which translates to MSMQIERSSEWKDGFQERLESRKEWDNWTLYNMSYEVEKAKLITNFHGLQCPKYLPGLKPFAHQLEAAETVIERMNGKAILADEVGLGKTIEAGLILKEYLIRGLVKKALILTPASLMNQWITELNQKFHIPAMPFHKKYDLSQCNIVVVSIDMAKRSPHKENIYKQDFDLIIIDEAHKLKNHKTKNYEFVQNLKKKFCLLLTATPIQNDVFELFNLISLLKPGHLGNFETFQSVFSAGKHHVDEDDFLKELIHQVMVRNSRQDTRIEWTNRRVQIMPIEFSAEEKEIYQSVLELKQISTLFSDAFTLLTLQRELCSSKEAAYLTLEKVREKCGKPEELAAVDSILRNLRELRINSKAEKAYEIIEQAQDKVIIFTEYRASQAFLQAYLHSKGITSVLFNGKFNKSKREWMRQLFRDQAQVLIATESGSEGINLQFCHHVINYDLPWNPMKLEQRIGRVHRLGQTEDVHIYNLAIRDTIEDSILELLQGKIDVFEQVVGELDDILSEYRMSI; encoded by the coding sequence ATGTCCATGCAAATTGAAAGGTCCTCCGAATGGAAAGATGGTTTTCAAGAACGATTGGAAAGTCGAAAAGAATGGGATAATTGGACGTTGTATAACATGAGTTATGAAGTGGAAAAAGCAAAGTTGATCACGAATTTCCACGGACTGCAATGTCCTAAGTATTTACCGGGATTGAAACCTTTTGCCCATCAATTGGAGGCGGCGGAAACGGTCATTGAACGGATGAACGGCAAAGCCATCTTGGCGGACGAGGTCGGACTCGGGAAAACAATTGAAGCGGGCCTGATTTTAAAGGAATATTTGATCAGGGGCCTTGTAAAGAAAGCGCTCATCCTGACTCCGGCTTCTTTGATGAATCAATGGATTACCGAACTGAATCAAAAATTTCATATCCCGGCCATGCCTTTCCATAAAAAATACGATTTAAGCCAATGTAATATCGTCGTCGTCAGTATCGATATGGCCAAACGAAGTCCTCATAAGGAAAATATCTATAAGCAGGATTTTGATCTGATTATTATAGACGAAGCCCATAAATTGAAAAACCATAAAACGAAAAACTATGAGTTTGTACAAAATCTTAAGAAGAAGTTCTGTTTGCTGTTAACTGCGACGCCGATTCAGAATGATGTGTTTGAACTGTTCAACCTCATCTCTCTTCTTAAACCCGGTCATTTGGGCAATTTCGAGACATTCCAAAGCGTCTTTTCCGCGGGCAAGCACCATGTGGACGAAGATGACTTTTTGAAAGAATTGATTCATCAAGTAATGGTGCGGAATTCAAGACAGGATACCAGGATTGAATGGACGAACCGACGCGTCCAAATCATGCCGATCGAGTTCAGTGCAGAGGAGAAAGAGATCTACCAGTCGGTTTTGGAACTGAAACAGATTTCCACGCTTTTTTCGGATGCTTTCACACTCCTTACGCTTCAACGGGAATTATGCTCCAGTAAGGAAGCAGCTTATCTAACACTGGAAAAAGTACGCGAGAAATGCGGTAAACCGGAAGAGCTTGCGGCCGTGGATAGTATTCTTCGAAATCTGAGGGAGCTCCGAATCAATTCAAAAGCGGAAAAAGCATATGAAATCATTGAACAGGCACAGGATAAGGTCATCATTTTTACCGAATATCGGGCGAGTCAGGCCTTTTTGCAAGCCTATTTACACTCAAAAGGCATCACTAGCGTTTTATTCAACGGAAAATTCAACAAAAGCAAGCGGGAATGGATGAGGCAACTTTTCCGGGATCAAGCTCAAGTGCTCATTGCGACAGAATCCGGCAGTGAGGGGATCAACCTCCAATTCTGTCATCATGTCATCAATTATGATCTGCCATGGAACCCGATGAAATTGGAGCAGCGGATCGGGCGGGTCCACCGGCTCGGGCAGACGGAAGATGTCCATATTTACAATTTGGCCATCCGCGATACGATTGAAGACTCCATCCTGGAACTTCTTCAAGGGAAAATTGACGTCTTTGAGCAAGTGGTGGGGGAGTTGGATGATATTTTGTCGGAGTATCGAATGTCCATCTAA
- the recU gene encoding Holliday junction resolvase RecU, giving the protein MTIRYPNGKKYVRPAEQPGSPKKLDMSYSNRGKSLEDELNDSNAYYLSQGIAVIHKKPIPIQVVNVHYPARSAAVITEAYFRTPSTTDFNGVWRGRYLDFEAKETKSATSFPLQNIHAHQVDHMKQVTEQGGIAFLVVKFTTLDRYFILPYDSLEEKWERMKAGGRKSITLAEFEEAAYEIMPRFQPVLDYLPGLHLLFPQIGEPIERQENL; this is encoded by the coding sequence ATGACGATCCGATACCCGAATGGGAAGAAGTATGTGCGGCCGGCCGAGCAGCCGGGAAGCCCGAAAAAGTTGGATATGTCTTATAGTAACCGGGGCAAGTCATTGGAAGATGAGCTGAATGACTCGAATGCCTATTACTTGAGCCAAGGCATCGCAGTCATCCATAAGAAGCCGATTCCGATCCAAGTCGTCAATGTCCACTACCCTGCCCGGAGTGCCGCCGTCATTACGGAAGCGTATTTCCGGACTCCGTCGACGACCGATTTCAACGGTGTCTGGCGCGGACGTTATCTCGATTTTGAGGCGAAGGAGACGAAAAGTGCCACGTCCTTTCCACTGCAAAATATCCATGCCCACCAAGTGGACCATATGAAACAAGTGACGGAACAGGGCGGCATCGCGTTTCTCGTCGTGAAATTTACGACGCTTGACCGTTATTTCATCCTACCGTATGATAGTCTCGAAGAAAAATGGGAGCGCATGAAAGCAGGCGGCCGGAAATCGATTACGCTTGCGGAATTCGAAGAGGCGGCCTACGAAATCATGCCTCGCTTCCAACCCGTGCTAGACTACTTGCCGGGACTTCATTTATTATTTCCACAAATCGGTGAACCAATCGAAAGGCAGGAAAACCTATGA
- a CDS encoding PBP1A family penicillin-binding protein → MSDQIHSRAARRKQMEAERTKKKGKKPQKKKGLIKKIFLAIIAVGMALFLFGVGLFAYYASTAPKLDEALLKDPLTSEFLDKDGNVFMKFGAQRREYVPYDEIPKMMEDAILATEDVRFYSHHGMDFWRLGGAVLANFRSGFGSQGASTLTQQVIKNSFLSDEKTLKRKAQEAWLAFQLERKYSKEEIFEMYFNKVLMSGRVHGFGTGADYFFGKNLDELELPEIAMLAGMPQYPNGYNPYKNPERTEKRRNIVLGLMVQHKKITQAEADEAKAVPVASLILPEDQRPTTDSKYPAYVDVVLDELEAAGMVDVLSDGVKIQTNLDPAAQEAVEGAINNPNWYESEDMEAGMTVVDTKTGAIVAVGGGRDYAGRDLNFATDQKRQPGSAIKPILSYGPAIENLSWSTGQITKDEPYNYRGTNQPIRNVDGRYQGAITIREALYRSRNVPAVKIFEEVGPSKAADFAKDLGLPVDKLNSSNAIGGGEIQFSTLQMAGAYAAFGNGGVYTEPHAVKEVIFRDGTSKPDLAPKPQVAMKDSTAYMVTDILRDVMTEGTGKLANVSGLDDAGKTGTTNYSAETIQKHGMKNSDVPDSWFVGYTTDYTIAVWGGYKDYTTPITTYDRGRYVPQNLFRTVMSEISSGKNTASFKRPGSVEEAKIVYGSNPLVLASASTPANLQRTELFVRGTLPEQQAPEEETVELEAPNNLNANYDPNTGTITLQWGHNPPDPAVIEGPVEFEVSVGVDGGEPQSMTTTSDYSVTFNSAETGRTYSFSVVAKAGELTSDPASTSLQIEEYTDEEPQEEQPEETPDEEQNPDDGWNNGNGNPNDNGWNQGNPGNQGNGGNQGDGNQGGNPNAPTDPNNQGTENPNPDGGTETEPTP, encoded by the coding sequence ATGAGTGATCAAATACATTCACGTGCCGCCCGCCGGAAGCAAATGGAAGCGGAGCGGACAAAGAAAAAAGGAAAAAAGCCACAGAAGAAGAAAGGCTTGATCAAAAAAATCTTTCTCGCCATCATCGCCGTTGGAATGGCCCTTTTCCTTTTCGGGGTCGGCTTGTTCGCTTATTACGCGAGCACGGCGCCAAAACTGGATGAAGCATTACTGAAAGACCCGTTGACTTCCGAGTTTTTGGACAAGGATGGCAATGTGTTCATGAAATTTGGAGCGCAGCGACGCGAGTATGTGCCGTATGATGAAATTCCAAAAATGATGGAAGATGCGATTCTGGCGACCGAGGACGTCCGGTTTTATTCCCACCACGGGATGGACTTTTGGCGGCTCGGCGGCGCGGTATTGGCCAACTTCCGGAGCGGTTTCGGTTCCCAAGGGGCCAGTACGCTCACCCAGCAGGTGATCAAGAACTCCTTCCTCTCCGATGAAAAGACATTGAAGCGGAAAGCGCAAGAAGCTTGGCTCGCCTTCCAGCTGGAACGGAAATATAGTAAAGAAGAAATTTTTGAAATGTATTTCAATAAAGTGCTAATGTCGGGCCGCGTACACGGTTTCGGAACGGGAGCGGATTATTTCTTCGGCAAGAACCTCGATGAATTGGAATTGCCGGAAATCGCGATGCTGGCAGGGATGCCGCAATATCCGAACGGTTACAATCCGTATAAAAATCCAGAACGTACCGAAAAACGACGCAATATCGTGCTAGGTCTCATGGTGCAGCATAAGAAGATCACGCAGGCGGAAGCCGATGAAGCGAAAGCTGTTCCGGTCGCTTCTCTCATATTGCCAGAAGATCAGCGTCCGACGACCGATTCCAAATATCCGGCCTATGTCGATGTCGTCCTCGATGAATTAGAAGCGGCGGGCATGGTGGATGTATTGTCGGACGGGGTCAAAATCCAGACAAACTTGGATCCGGCCGCACAGGAAGCAGTTGAGGGTGCCATCAATAATCCGAACTGGTATGAGTCCGAGGATATGGAAGCGGGCATGACGGTCGTGGATACGAAAACTGGAGCCATTGTCGCAGTCGGCGGTGGACGGGATTATGCCGGACGGGATCTGAACTTTGCGACCGACCAAAAACGGCAGCCCGGTTCTGCCATCAAGCCGATTTTGTCCTACGGCCCAGCGATTGAAAACTTGAGCTGGTCGACGGGGCAAATTACGAAGGACGAACCGTACAACTACCGCGGAACCAATCAGCCGATCCGGAATGTCGACGGCCGCTACCAAGGAGCCATCACGATCCGCGAAGCGCTTTACCGTTCGCGAAACGTGCCTGCTGTAAAGATTTTTGAAGAAGTCGGTCCTTCCAAAGCAGCCGATTTCGCAAAAGACCTCGGCCTGCCGGTTGATAAATTGAACTCTTCCAATGCCATCGGAGGCGGCGAGATCCAGTTCTCCACCTTGCAAATGGCTGGAGCCTACGCTGCATTTGGTAACGGCGGGGTCTACACGGAGCCGCATGCGGTGAAAGAAGTTATTTTCCGGGACGGCACATCGAAACCGGATCTGGCACCAAAACCGCAAGTTGCCATGAAAGACTCCACCGCCTACATGGTGACGGATATTTTACGGGATGTCATGACAGAAGGGACCGGGAAACTGGCAAATGTCAGCGGATTGGACGATGCCGGTAAAACCGGGACGACAAACTATTCCGCCGAGACGATCCAAAAACACGGCATGAAAAACAGCGATGTGCCGGATTCCTGGTTCGTCGGGTACACAACAGACTACACGATTGCGGTCTGGGGCGGATACAAAGACTATACGACCCCGATCACGACATATGACCGAGGCCGCTATGTCCCGCAAAATCTATTCCGGACGGTCATGAGTGAAATTTCCTCCGGGAAAAATACGGCTTCCTTCAAACGCCCGGGTTCTGTAGAGGAAGCGAAGATTGTGTATGGCTCGAACCCACTCGTTTTGGCTAGCGCCTCGACGCCAGCCAATTTGCAGCGGACGGAACTGTTTGTCCGAGGCACCCTTCCGGAACAACAAGCGCCGGAAGAAGAAACGGTGGAATTAGAAGCGCCGAATAATTTGAATGCCAATTATGATCCAAATACGGGCACGATTACGCTTCAATGGGGTCATAATCCGCCGGATCCGGCGGTCATTGAAGGCCCAGTCGAATTCGAAGTGTCTGTCGGCGTCGATGGCGGCGAACCGCAGTCGATGACGACAACATCGGATTATTCCGTAACATTCAATTCCGCCGAAACGGGGCGTACCTACTCGTTCTCGGTTGTAGCAAAAGCCGGAGAGCTGACGAGTGATCCAGCCTCCACGAGCCTGCAAATCGAAGAATATACAGATGAAGAGCCACAAGAGGAGCAACCGGAAGAGACTCCAGACGAGGAGCAAAATCCGGACGACGGATGGAACAATGGAAATGGCAATCCGAACGACAATGGGTGGAACCAAGGGAATCCAGGGAACCAAGGCAATGGCGGTAATCAGGGCGATGGAAACCAAGGCGGCAATCCAAATGCCCCAACTGATCCAAACAACCAAGGTACCGAGAATCCAAATCCTGATGGCGGTACGGAAACCGAACCCACTCCATAA
- a CDS encoding dihydrofolate reductase family protein, producing the protein MSNDTSSRKIILDLAVSLDGFIEGKHGEVDWCIMDPEMNFIEFLHQIDTILYGRKSYELWGEYTPDNEVHPTEKEMWEVLHRKEKYVFSRTQKGNGYNAVFINDNILEEVNNIKKKPGKDIWLYGGSSLITTFINLGLVNEYRLSVHPVVLGEGKPLFVDIQQRLNLTLVQTRTFSSGVVQLCYQIQRN; encoded by the coding sequence TTGTCCAATGACACAAGCTCTAGAAAAATAATTTTAGATTTAGCGGTATCATTAGATGGTTTTATTGAAGGGAAACATGGGGAAGTGGATTGGTGCATTATGGACCCGGAAATGAATTTTATTGAATTCCTTCATCAAATTGATACGATTTTATATGGAAGAAAAAGCTATGAGTTATGGGGAGAATATACGCCTGATAACGAAGTCCACCCTACTGAAAAAGAGATGTGGGAAGTCCTTCATCGGAAAGAGAAATATGTGTTTTCCAGAACTCAAAAAGGGAATGGATATAATGCAGTATTCATCAATGATAATATTCTTGAAGAAGTAAATAATATAAAGAAAAAGCCTGGCAAAGACATCTGGCTTTATGGTGGTTCCAGTCTGATTACAACGTTTATCAATCTAGGTCTTGTCAATGAATATAGATTATCGGTTCATCCGGTTGTTTTGGGAGAGGGTAAACCATTGTTTGTGGATATCCAACAGAGGTTAAACTTAACATTGGTTCAAACTAGAACGTTTTCCTCCGGTGTTGTTCAGCTTTGCTATCAAATACAAAGAAACTGA
- a CDS encoding PadR family transcriptional regulator, which produces MSVKYGILTLLHVQKNHGYELKLELESLLGIKGKINPGQIYTTLDRLIRDQLVSSVGMDDQERKLYEITTEGNKELAHWLLEPVPYHSTKEDFHFKWSCARKIAFEQEKNMLDQQKAMIMKDVLELTKLKTEFLMQGDENRYLLITGTLLHLEADLNWIHQVENRNQS; this is translated from the coding sequence ATGTCGGTCAAGTACGGAATATTAACATTGCTACATGTACAAAAAAATCATGGATACGAATTAAAACTAGAGCTAGAATCCCTTCTAGGTATTAAAGGGAAAATTAATCCAGGCCAAATTTATACGACTTTGGATCGTCTGATCCGTGATCAACTTGTCTCATCTGTAGGAATGGATGACCAAGAAAGAAAACTTTATGAGATAACGACGGAAGGCAATAAAGAGTTGGCCCATTGGTTACTGGAACCCGTACCCTACCATTCTACTAAAGAGGACTTTCATTTTAAATGGAGCTGCGCTCGCAAGATTGCTTTCGAACAGGAAAAGAACATGCTGGATCAACAAAAAGCAATGATTATGAAAGATGTTTTGGAATTGACTAAATTAAAAACGGAATTTCTTATGCAAGGTGACGAGAATAGGTATTTATTAATTACGGGGACACTTTTGCATTTAGAAGCAGATTTAAATTGGATTCATCAAGTTGAAAATCGAAATCAATCATAA